Part of the Streptomyces europaeiscabiei genome is shown below.
GAGGGGTCAAGCTGCTGCTCAGCGGCGTCATGACCCGTGTCCACAAGGACCTGCGCTTCACCGACATTCCGAAGCGGACGGAAACCCTTCGGGTCGAGACCGGCGCCGGGCCTGTCGACTGCACCGTCTACCGCCCGCCGGTCGGCACCGCCACCCCCGCTCCCGTGTACATCAACTTCCATGGCGGCGGCTTCATCGTGGCCCGCCCCGAGCAGGACGACCACATCTGCCGCTACATAGCCGCCAAGGCCGGCTGTGTCGTGATCAACGTGGACTACGCCGTCGCCCCGCAGCGGACCTTCCCCACCGCCGTCACCCAGGCGTACGACGTCACCGCGTGGGTCGTCGAGCACGGCGAGGCCCACGACTGGGACGGCTCACGCGTCGCCGTGGGCGGACACAGCGCGGGAGCCAACCTGACCGCCGGGGTCTGCCGTACGGCCCGCGACCGGGGCACCTTCACACCACGACTGCAGATCATCGACTCAGCGCCGCTCGATCAGGTCGCCGACCCGGGCACCAAGCAGTCCCGCATCGCCAAGCCGCTGCTCAGCCCCCAGCTCATGCGGATCTTCACCGCCGCCTACGTCCCGGACCCGGCCGACCTCGCCGATCCCCTGGCCTCGCCGGGACTTGCCGACGACCTCGCCGGACTGCCGCCCGCCCTCGTCATCACCGCCGAGAACGACCGCCTGCGCGACGAGGGCGACGCCTACGCCAAGGCCTTGGAGGCCGCGGGCGTGCCGGTCACCCACCGCGTCTTCGAGGGCGTCGACCACTACTTCACCCACACCGGCCCGGTGCCGGCAGGCAAGGAAGCGATAGGGCTGATGGCCGACGCCCTGCGCACCGCCCTCGACACGGCCGTCAGCACGCCGCCTGACAGCGACGTGGCGGGGCGCTGACGCCACCCGAAGGCGACGCGCAGGCGCCGACACAGGGCGCGGCGACGGCGACCTCCTGGGCGGAGCGGAGGAGCGG
Proteins encoded:
- a CDS encoding alpha/beta hydrolase; translation: MPFSANIQARGVKLLLSGVMTRVHKDLRFTDIPKRTETLRVETGAGPVDCTVYRPPVGTATPAPVYINFHGGGFIVARPEQDDHICRYIAAKAGCVVINVDYAVAPQRTFPTAVTQAYDVTAWVVEHGEAHDWDGSRVAVGGHSAGANLTAGVCRTARDRGTFTPRLQIIDSAPLDQVADPGTKQSRIAKPLLSPQLMRIFTAAYVPDPADLADPLASPGLADDLAGLPPALVITAENDRLRDEGDAYAKALEAAGVPVTHRVFEGVDHYFTHTGPVPAGKEAIGLMADALRTALDTAVSTPPDSDVAGR